The sequence GTCTTTTATTTTCTTTTCCCTTGCAATCTCTCCATATACGTAACCGCTCTTTCTCGGTCTCCTCTCAAAGGTCGTGTAGTCCACCTCGACCAGCCCAAAGCGTGGTCTAAAACCCTCAGCCCACTCATAATTGTCCATAAAAGACCAATAGAAGTAGCCTCTCAAGTCAAAACCATCGTTTAAGGCTTTGTGAACGTACTGGAGGTGCTGAATGATAAATTCTATCCTCCACTCATCCTCTAAGGTAGCTATCCCGTTTTCCGTGATGTACATTGGCTTTCCGTAGCGTGAAACCTTTGCTATAGCTTCGTATATGCCCTTTGGATAGACACTCCAACCCATATCTGTTTTTCTCTCGCTTAAGTCTGCAAGCTTAGCATCGAAGAAAAACTTTAGCGGATTCCAGCTATGCCTTACCTCGCTGGCTGTATAGTAGTTTATTCCTATGAAGTCCACATCGCTTTCTGGAGTTTTGTAAGTTCCAAAAGCTCCTTTATATTTTCCGCTCCATATTGCATCAAGAAAGTTCCAGTTAAAGAGGTTATCTGCCTTTTGAGCAGCCTTTATGTCTTTCTCTCTGTTGCTTGCAGGGAGCATTATGGGGATGTTTTTAACTATTCCTACATCAAAGTTACCATGGAGGATATCATATGCCATTGCATGGGCCTTAAGGAGGTTTGCAGCAACTTTGAAGGCCTTAAAGGGGCTCTTGACGAAGGGCGGCCAGTATGCCGTGAGGTAACCCATCATGACATAAACCATCGGCTCGTTGAATGTAGCTACAAGCTTGACTCCCTTGAGGAGCTCTGCGGCTTTATCAACGTACTTCTCCCAGTATTTGAGATTCTCTTCCTTCAAAAAGCCTCCCTTCCGCATAAACCACAGGGGTGACGTGAAGTGATGCAGGGTAACGTTTGGTGTGATCCCCTTCTCAAGCAGGAGCTCAATGATCTCCCGGTAGCGGTTGAAGGCATCCTCGTTGAACTTCCCCTCTTCCGGGAAGAGACGGCTCCACTCTATCGAAAAGCGGTAGGCGTTGTAGCCGAGCTGGGCCATTAGCTCTATATCCTCCCTGTAAAGCCCCCAGTGGTTGCAGGCTTTACCGGATTTATAGGGAAGCTTGCCTATCTCCTCATAATACCACCAGTCGTTCCACCTATTATCGCCTTCAACCTGGTGAGCGGCAGTAGAAGTCCCAAACAAAAACTTCTCCGGGAACATTGGACAGCACCGAACATTTAAATGCACTTAAGTATAAATCTTTTATCATGACTCCAAATATTAAGCCGAACCTAAATTATCGGTGGTGATCAAATGAGAGAGCTGAGGTTTAACCCTTTAACCGGGCAGTGGATAATGGTTTCCGCCGTTAGGAGGAACCGCCCTTGGAGGCCTAGAGACTTTTGTCCTTTCTGTCCTGGAAGTGAAGAGACGGGTTACGGCTGGGAGGTTCTTCTTTTACCGAATAGATTCCCCATGCTGTCTTTTGATGCTCCAAAGCCGGAGCAGGAGGAATTTTACACAAAAGCTAGAGCCATCGGGCAGTGCAGTGTTATAGTAGAAACCCCCGAACACGAACTGAGGGATCTCGACGAGCTTCCGAAGGAGCAGATGATAAAAGTCGTAGAGCTGTGGAAAGAGGCAACTGCCAAGCTCATGGAAAACCCCAGAGTGGCTTATCTCGCAATCTTTCGCAACAAAGGGGAAGAGATAGGGGTTAGCCTAACTCACCCTCACGGTCAGCTCTATGCGTTTCCCTTTATCCCGCTCAAGGCTAGATTGAAAATCGAAAACTCAAGGAACTACTACCACCGTTTTGGAGAATGTCTATTTTGTAGAATACTTGAAGAAGAGGCTAAAGGAGAGAGAGCTATCTATGAAAACGAAAGCTTCATTGCGTTCATGCCCTTCTTCGCCAGCTGGCCTTTTGAAATCCATGTGTATCCAAAGAGGCATGTTCAGTATTTAACTCAGCTTAACAGCAAAGAGACGAGAGATTTAGCCGATGTGCTTCAAGTTGTTACTGGAAGCCTAAATGAAGTCTTAGAGAGAGACATGCCCTACACGATGATGATCTTCCAGGCACCGTTTAAAGGGAAATACCCCTTCTACCACCTGCACATCGAGTTCTACCCAATCCTAAGGGACAACGGAAAGGTCAAATATACTGCCGGTATTGAATTGGGCACATGGGAATTCACTTATGATGGAGTTCCAGAAGAGAACGCGAGAAAGCTCAGAGAAGCCTGCAAAAGAGTTGTAAAAAGGCTAAACGCAGAGGGCAGGTGTTTTTAGGCTTTCTTCAAGAAGCTCAAAATCGAGCTCTGTTTTGGTTTGTAGTAGACATCTTCATGTTTTATTTCTATACCCTCAATATCTTCAAGCTTAGCTTTCTTTACCTCTTCCGGAAGCTTAATTTCTCCGTATTTGCCTCCTCCACCGGGAATTACGATAAGCTTTTCATTCCTGAACGCCCAGATTGCCTTGGTTATTTCTTCTCCAATCAGCTTGGCTATACTTTTTATCGGAACATCGACCAAAACGGCAATTTCACTGCCGAACTCCCTAAGCAGCCTTTCCCATACACTTTTGACGGCTTTGGTTTCAACACCTTTGTTGAGAACCATGGCTATTATCTCCGCAAGGGGAGCCAAATGGAGGTAAGGAGGTCTGTCCTTTGGCTTTTCGTTTGTATCGGCAAGCTCAAGAATCCTATCATGAACTCCCTTCTTTATAATTCCCCCGCAAAGCTCACATCTCCAGTTTAATCTCTTCGCGTCTTCGAGCCTGTATTTGGTGTAGCACTTTGAGCAGGCTGTTAGGTGATACTTGCCCAACCTTGGATCAAGTCCGGCGTTGAGGATTATCTTCCTCCCTCCCCGCTTTAAGATAGCCTTTCTAACCTCATCAAACGTCGCATCCTCAATCTCAAAGCGGTTAAACTCCCTACCAAGTCTATGGGGCATTGGAGAATGAGCGTCGGAGTTGCTTAAATAGGTAAGCTTGTGATGAGCCTTTATCCTGTCGGCCATATAAGAATCGGCAGAAAGGCCGAGCTCAAGGAAGTGAACCTTAGCGTCGCCATATGCCTCTTTAAGGCTGTTGTACTCCTTGTAGAGAGCTGTCCAAGGTGTGAAGCAATTGTGAAGTGTTCCAGATTCAGTTACATAACTTGAATCTTCTTCAACTTCGAGGTTGTACACGATACCATCATATGGTTCCTTTTCAATTCTGATAATTGGCAAGTAGAAGTAGACTCCATCAAACCACCCATATCTAATGTCCCCTTTTGGGAGTTTGGTTATTCCTCTTTTCTTCAGCATGTTTTCAATTTCATCGTTAAATGTACTTATCCTTGCTTGCCATCTGTCATGAGTAGTTTTGGCATTTCTT comes from Thermococcus litoralis DSM 5473 and encodes:
- a CDS encoding glycoside hydrolase family 1 protein — encoded protein: MFPEKFLFGTSTAAHQVEGDNRWNDWWYYEEIGKLPYKSGKACNHWGLYREDIELMAQLGYNAYRFSIEWSRLFPEEGKFNEDAFNRYREIIELLLEKGITPNVTLHHFTSPLWFMRKGGFLKEENLKYWEKYVDKAAELLKGVKLVATFNEPMVYVMMGYLTAYWPPFVKSPFKAFKVAANLLKAHAMAYDILHGNFDVGIVKNIPIMLPASNREKDIKAAQKADNLFNWNFLDAIWSGKYKGAFGTYKTPESDVDFIGINYYTASEVRHSWNPLKFFFDAKLADLSERKTDMGWSVYPKGIYEAIAKVSRYGKPMYITENGIATLEDEWRIEFIIQHLQYVHKALNDGFDLRGYFYWSFMDNYEWAEGFRPRFGLVEVDYTTFERRPRKSGYVYGEIAREKKIKDELLAKYGLPEL
- the galT gene encoding galactose-1-phosphate uridylyltransferase, with the translated sequence MRELRFNPLTGQWIMVSAVRRNRPWRPRDFCPFCPGSEETGYGWEVLLLPNRFPMLSFDAPKPEQEEFYTKARAIGQCSVIVETPEHELRDLDELPKEQMIKVVELWKEATAKLMENPRVAYLAIFRNKGEEIGVSLTHPHGQLYAFPFIPLKARLKIENSRNYYHRFGECLFCRILEEEAKGERAIYENESFIAFMPFFASWPFEIHVYPKRHVQYLTQLNSKETRDLADVLQVVTGSLNEVLERDMPYTMMIFQAPFKGKYPFYHLHIEFYPILRDNGKVKYTAGIELGTWEFTYDGVPEENARKLREACKRVVKRLNAEGRCF
- a CDS encoding TIGR00375 family protein; translated protein: MFYIKGKEKRAWNKQLPHEFLYLPPEKQFEIFVGWWKGDGGVTTSRILMNQMNIIAMRNGFISTFSRHKVKSAKIGKRNAKTTHDRWQARISTFNDEIENMLKKRGITKLPKGDIRYGWFDGVYFYLPIIRIEKEPYDGIVYNLEVEEDSSYVTESGTLHNCFTPWTALYKEYNSLKEAYGDAKVHFLELGLSADSYMADRIKAHHKLTYLSNSDAHSPMPHRLGREFNRFEIEDATFDEVRKAILKRGGRKIILNAGLDPRLGKYHLTACSKCYTKYRLEDAKRLNWRCELCGGIIKKGVHDRILELADTNEKPKDRPPYLHLAPLAEIIAMVLNKGVETKAVKSVWERLLREFGSEIAVLVDVPIKSIAKLIGEEITKAIWAFRNEKLIVIPGGGGKYGEIKLPEEVKKAKLEDIEGIEIKHEDVYYKPKQSSILSFLKKA